The following nucleotide sequence is from Candidatus Micropelagos thuwalensis.
CTCCGCGCTCATTCACGCAGCAACAATGGTAACAGCTGGGGTGTTCTTGGTTGCGCGCTGTTCCCCTTTGTTTGAACTTGCGCCGTCCGCCATGACCGTTGTGGTGGTATTCGGAGCGATTACAGCATTTTTTGCGGCTACTGTTGGGTTGGTTCAGAACGATATTAAGCGGGTTATTGCTTACTCAACCTGTTCCCAGTTGGGTTATATGTTTGTCGCTTTGGGTGTAGGGGCCTATCAGGTCGCGATTTTTCACCTGTTTACGCATGCTTTCTTTAAAGCCTTATTGTTCCTCGGCGCAGGATCGCTCATCCATGCGGTTGATAATGAGCAAGACATGACAAAAATGGGCGGTCTTCGAGAAATGATCCCGTTCACCTGGCTGTTTATGCTTATCGGTACGCTGGCGCTTACAGGTTTTCCGTTTATGGCAGGTTATTTCTCCAAAGACGCGATTATCGAAGCTGCTTTTGCGGCTCATAACCCAGCCCATATGTTTGGGTTTACCTTGCTGGTTGTCTCGGCGCTGTTCACGTCATTTTATTCATGGCGTCTGATGTTTATGACTTTCCATGGCAAGACACGCCTTACAAATGACCAGTTGAGCCGAATTCACGAAAGCCCAATGGTGATGTTGATACCCCTTCTGGTGCTTTCCGTTGGTGCGGTAGCTGCAGGTTTTGCGTTTAAAGGCCTGTTTATCGGAGATGGTCAGGCTGGTTTCTGGGCAAATTCGATTTTCACAGCAGCGGATAATCATGTTCTGCATGATTTGCATGAAGTGCCAAAGCTGGTGAAATTTTCACCTTTAATCATGATGGTTACAGGATTTGTCTTGGCTTGGTATTATTATATCGCCCGTCCAGATTTACCTACTGTCGTCGCGCGTGAGCACGATTTACTTTACCGTTTTCTCGTTAAGAAATGGTATTTCGACGAGCTATATAATTTCATTTTTGTCCGTCCGGCTAAATGGCTTGCCAGAATTTTCTGGAAGGGCGGGGATGGTTATGTGATTGACGGTTTTGGGCCGGACGGAATTGCATCAACTGTAATGAATATAACGCGTAATGTCGTTCGGTTGCAGTCTGGCTATGTTTATCATTATGCCTTTGCAATGTTACTGGGTGTGGCAGGGTTAATTAGCTGGTTTATGCTGGGAGGTGGCAAATAATGTTGGATTGGCCCATTCTCAGCACCATCACCTATTTACCTTTATTGGGTGCATTGTTCATTCTCTTAATTCCTGGTGAGGATGAAACAGTCGGAAGAAATGCGCGCGCTGTTGCGCTTTGGACCACGGTTGCGACTTTCATTCTCAGCATTGTTATGTTGTTTGAATTTGACGGAATCCGCACGGATTTACAATTTTATGAGCAAGCCTCATGGCTCGGTGGCGATATTGACTACGTTATGGGTGTGGACGGTATATCCGTCCTCTTTATTACCCTTACAACCTCTTTGATGCCGCTATGTATTCTTGCATCATGGGAGTCAATTAAAATCCGCGTACGCGAGTATATGGTAGCATTTCTTGTTCTTGAAACTCTGATGATTGGGGTTTTCTGCGCGCAGGATTTGTTGCTTTTCTATCTTTTCTTTGAAGCTGGGTTGATACCCATGTTCCTGATTATTGGCATCTGGGGCGGGGCAAGACGCGTTTATGCGAGTTTTAAATTCTTCCTTTATACGCTCCTCGGTTCCGTGCTCATGCTGCTGGCACTAATTTACATGTACTGGCAGGTCGGAACGACCAATATGACCGCGCTGGCTAATTTTCAGTTTTCCAGCTCAGAACAAATGTGGCTCTGGCTGGCCTTCTTTGCCAGTTTTGCCGTAAAAATGCCAATGTGGCCTGTTCATACTTGGTTACCGGATGCTCACGTTGAAGCCCCTACAGCTGGTTCTGTTATTCTTGCAGGCGTGATGTTGAAGATGGGGGGGTATGGCTTTTTGCGTTTCTCTTTGCCTATGTTCCCACTGGCGACTGACATGTTCACAGAGTTAGTTTTTGTATTGAGTGTGATAGCTATCATTTATACCTCGCTCGTTGCGTTGGCGCAGGAGGACATGAAAAAACTTATCGCCTATTCATCTGTTGCTCATATGGGGTTCGTCACCATGGGTATTTTTGCTACCACTCAGCAAGGTATTCAGGGCGCAATCTTTCAGATGTTGTCGCATGGCTGGATTTCCGGTGCGCTATTTTTATGCGTTGGGGTAATTTATGATCGGATGCACACACGTGAAATTGCGGCCTATGGCGGGTTGGCAAACCGCATGCCGATTTATGCTGCCGTCTTTATGCTCTTTACTATGGCGAATGTAGGCTTGCCGGGAACATCCGGATTTGTAGGAGAGTTTTTGACCATCATCGGCACTTTTCAGGTGAGCACATGGACAGCACTACTTGCTGCAACAGGCGTTATTTTGTCTGCCTGCTATGCGCTGACCCTGTATCGTAAAATTAGTTTTGGTGAGTTAGAGAATGAGGCTCTGCAATCCATAACAGATATGAACAGCAGAGAAATAGCCGTGATAGCTGCGCCGGTTGCTGCGACGATTATATTTGGTGTCTGGCCGGCACCAATTTTGGATCTTATTTCCGCTTCGGTTGAAGCGCTTATCACAAATTACCAAGACGCACTGACAGGGGTTGGCAATTAATATGATGCTACAATTAGACATAATGGCCATATTGCCAGAGCTTATTCTGTTTTTTGGCGCTATGGGTTTGCTGATGGTTGGTGTGTTCAGTTCATCAAATCTGAATCGCCCGATTAGTTGGAGCAGTATTATTTTATTACTGGTTGCGGCTATTGTTGTGTTGTTTCAATCAGAAGAAGCACAGTTTGCCTTTAATGGCGCCTTATTGATGAATGATTTCACAGCCTTGATGAAGGCACTGACTTTACTCGCCGTTGCCGCCTCTTTGGTACTGGCGCATGATTTTATGCATCAGGAAAAAATTGAGCGATTTGAGTATCCGGTGCTGGTTCTTCTGGCAAGTTGTGGCATGTCTATCATGATTTCTGCCAATGATTTAATTGCTGTCTATATGGGGCTAGAACTGCAAAGTCTCGCGCTTTATGTCGTTGCCTCTATTAATCGTGATTCCGTCAGATCTACTGAAGCCGGGCTAAAATACTTCGTGCTGGGGGCGTTGAGCTCCGGCATGTTGTTATATGGTGTCTCGCTGATTTACGGTTTTTCCGGGACTGTTAATTTTCAAGAATTGGCAAGTCTTGGCTTTACAGGCAACGATATTGGGCTGGTCTTTGGCATGGTCTTTTTAATGGCTGGATTGGCTTTTAAAATCTCTGCTGTGCCATTTCATATGTGGACACCTGATGTTTATGAGGGTGCGCCAACGCCTGTGACGGCTTTTCTGGCCGTTGCGCCTAAACTTGCAGCCATGGCGCTGTTCATGCGTGCGGTAATCACCATTTTCCCGCAGGCGCAAGATGCATGGCAGCAAATTATTATTTTCATGTCTCTCGCCAGTATGGTTTTGGGTTCACTCGCGGCGATTGGACAGCAAAGCATTAAGCGTTTGATGGCCTATTCGTCTATCGGGCATATCGGTTTCGCGCTGGTCGGTTTTGCAGCCATCGCAGGAAATAACAGCGCAGAAGGCGTAAGCGGCGTTATAATTTATGTCATTATCTATTCCGTTATGACGATTGGGACTTTTGCGTGTATTTTGTCCATGCGCCGGTCACAGGGCATGGTTGAACAAATTGACGATTTGTCCGGTCTCAGTCAGACGCGTCCCTTCATGGCATTTTGTCTGGCGGTTTTCATGTTTTCCATGGCTGGTATTCCACCTCTAGCCGGTTTCTTCGGCAAGTTTTATGTGTTCAGAGCCGCAATTAATGCAGAGCTTTATACGCTTGCGGTCTTGGGGGTTCTTACGAGTGTTATCGGTGCCTATTATTATCTCCGCATTGTAAAAATCATGTATTTAGATGCGCCTGATGATGAGGTGAATCTTCCTATGCCAAGAAATCTTGGTTTTTTGGCGGGGGCATCAGCCTTTTTGATGATTCTATTTTTCATATATCCCAAGCCACTTGTCTCAGTGGTTGATAATGCTGCAGATGCTTTTCTGGAGATAGATGTTCAGCCGGGCTATGTGCATTATCAGGATACAACTAAATGACTTTGCCTGAATTTCCGGTGGTATTCCCATCAGATTTTCCAGAAGCCACAGGTCTTATTCATTTCACTGAAACCGATAGCACGAATGATGAAGCGCGACGCTTATTTGCTTCTCAACCCGATGGAAGTGCATCGCCCATTTGGATAATGACAGATAGGCAGGTTTCTGGTCGCGGACGTATGGGGCGAAATTGGTCTTCCCCCGAAGGCAATCTCATGACGAGCTTAATGTGCAAGCCCAATTGTGATCTGAGTACAATGGGTCAGTTGGGGTTTGTTGCCGGTTTGGCGGTGCAGGCGAGTATTCAGGAAACGACATCACTTCCAGCCAAGCTCAAATGGCCAAATGATGTTTTAATAGAGGGGGCTAAATGCGCTGGTATTCTCTTGGAGACCCTTTCGAATGAGGCGCAGGAAATAGGTCTGGCCATTGGTATTGGTGTGAATTTACAACACCATCCGACTGATACGCCTTATCCGGCAATTTCTCTAAACGCGGCGGCAGGTGTTTCTCCGACACCCAGAGAGATGATGAAGGTTCTGGCACTTCACTTTAATCGCTTGCATGTATTATGGGAACGTAACGGGTTTTCTGCCATTCGATCCTTGTGGCTTGAACAAGCTTACGGCGTTGGGGCAGACATAACCGCCGTTCTCACCAATGAGGCTTTAACGGGAGTTTTCAGAGATATTGACGCAGATGGCAGGCTTTTACTTGAAAAAAGCAATGGCAGCATCCACCTCATTGCAGCCGGGGATATTTTCTTTGGTGCAACCAAAGGTGCGATAAATGACTGAAAACCCAGAGTTTGAGCGACAAGAAGATGTGGTATTTGTTCCGCTTGGTGGGACAGGCGAAATAGGGATGAATATGAATCTCTATGGATTTGGTCTGCCAGGAAACCGCGATTGGATTATGGTCGATGCAGGTGTCATGTTCGGCGATGAGAGAGAGCCGGGTATTGATGTCATTCTTCCAGATACACGTTTTATCGAACAGCATAAGAAACGCTTAAAAGGTTTGGTGCTAACGCATGGGCATGAAGACCATATTGGTGCTGTCGCGTATCTCTGGCCGCGTCTTCGGTGTCCGGTCTTTGCAACGCCATTCACCGCTGAATTAGTGCGCAGCAAGCTTCTTGAAGCTGGCTTAGAGGATCAGGTTGAGCTGAACATCCTTCCCTTGAACAGCCAAATAACACTTGGCCCCTTTGAGATTGATTTGGTTGGTCTGACACACTCAATCGTGGAGCCGTGTGCGCTGGCTATTCGCACGCCTGTTGGAAATCTTCTTCATACCGGTGATTGGAAAATTGACCCTGATCCACAAATTGGCAAGGTTACAGATGTTGAAAAGCTCAAAGCTTTTGGGGAAGAGGGTATTGAGGCGATAATTTGCGACTCGACCAATGTCTTATCTCCCGGTACATCAGGTTCCGAGTCGTTGGTTGCCGAGTCACTTGCGGAAACCGTTAAGCATTGTAAAGGCCGTGTTGTCATCACAACATTTGCTTCGAATGTGGCGCGGCTTTCGGCTATCGGTAAAGCTGCTAGTAAAAATGACCGGCATTTGACAATGCTTGGGCGCGGCATGTTTCGAATTTTTAACGCGGCACAAAAAACCGGGTATCTCAAAGATTTTCCTTCGCTTGTCGATGAGCAAGAAGCAGGTTATTTGCCACCGGATAAAACACTCATAGTTTGTACCGGCAGTCAGGGTGAGGCGAGGGCTGCGTTATCTCGATTGGCGGCTGGGCAAAATCCACACCTTGTTTTGGAGCCAGGGGATACGGTCATCTTTTCTTCAAAAATGATACCGGGGAATGAGACTTCTGTGATGGAGTTACAAAACCGCTTGGCTGCGATAGGTGTTGAGGTGCTGACTGGTAGTGATGGTCTATTGCATGTGTCCGGGCATCCGAACCGTGATGAACTGATTGAAATGTATGGATGGGCTAAACCTAAAGCAGCAGTGCCTGTACATGGTGAGTTTAGACATTTGCTCGCGCATGAGAAGTTGGCAAAAGACCTACAAGTTCCGCAACCCGTTTGCGCGCGTAATGGAGATATGGTTAGGCTTGCGCCCGGCAATGCTGAGATTATTGATCGCGTTTATGCAGGGCGACTGCATCTTGATGGTGATGTGTTTATGCCAGCAGATGAATGCCCTTCTCGTGAAAGGCGAAAGCTTTCCTTTAATGGCTTTGTTGGGATTAGTTTAGCGCTGGATAAAGCCAGTCGATTAGCAGGTGCGCCGGGTGTGGTTCTCATTGGCCTGCCGGATGATGACGGCTTGGGTGTAAGTCTTGAAGATTGGGTGTTTGATGCGCTGGAGCGTGTCATTCCTGAAAATGGAAAAATTACACCGAAGCGTGCTGAGCAGGAAATCTCCAGACAAGTGCGTTCAGAGATGCGGCGGCGTTGTGGTAAAAAGCCTGAAGTTGCAGTCACTTTCATCACAGTATAAAAAAGGGATAAGAATTAAGGAGTTCACTATGATTGGTCAGTTAAATCACATCGCAATTGCCGTTCCAAATTTGGAAGAAGCAGCAAGTGTTTACCGGAATATATTGGGCGCCAAGGTCACAGATCCGGTTGCCTTGCCCGAGCATGGGGTGACGACAGTTTTTGTGGAATTACCGAATACAAAAATCGAGTTGCTTGAAGCGCTTGGTGATGACTCACCGATTGCCGGGTTTATCGAGCGCAATCCAAAAGGGGGCATGCATCATATTTGCCTAGAAGTTGGGGATATTATGGAAGCCCGAGATAAGTTGATTGCAGAAGGCGCACATTTTGCCGGAAGTGATGAGCCTAAAAACGGCGCGCATAACAAGCTGGTTCTGTTTATGCATCCAAAAGATTTTTGCGGGACGCTGATTGAGCTGGAACAGGTTTAATGATTGATATTGGTTTTACCTTTGGCGTTGCCATTTATGGCATGATTTGGTTTGTGACACTTTTTACGGTATTGCCTTTTGGGGTTGTCACTCAGGACGAAGCTGGCGATGTTGAACCCGGATCGCCTGGAAGCGCGCCTGCCAATGTGCGTATCGGACGTAAGTTGCTTATCACAACATTTATATCGAGCGTTTTATTTATAATCGTTTACTGGCTTCTTACCTCGGATATTCTTGTCGGCATTTAGCGGCATTCGGCGTATGATAAATAAAGGAAAATTGAATGCGTCTATCTGCTTATTTTTTGCCAACTCTAAAAGAAAACCCTGCTGAGGCGCAGATTGTATCGCATGTATTAATGTTGCGTGCCGGGCTGGTGCGTCAAGCAAGTGCCGGTATTTATAGCTGGTTGCCTCTTGGTCATCGCGTATTGAACAAAATCTCTGATATTGTCAGAGAGGAACAAAACCGATCAGGCGCGCTTGAAATGTTGATGCCAACTATTCAGTCTGCAGAGTTGTGGGAAGAGTCCGGTAGATATGACGGTTATGGCAAAGAAATGCTGAGGATTACCGACCGCCATGAACGCCCCATGCTTTTTGGCCCCACCAATGAAGAGCAAATCACTCAGATTGTTCGCGATAATGTCCGGAGCTACAAGGATTTACCGCTGAACCTCTATCATATCCAATGGAAGTTCAGAGACGAAATACGTCCGCGTTTTGGTGTGATGCGGGGGCGCGAATTTTTGATGAAAGATGCCTATAGTTTTGATGTCAGTGTGGATACGGCGCGTATTGCCTATCGTAAGATGTTTGTTGCCTATTTGCGGACTTTTGAACGACTCGGATTGCAGGCACTTCCTATGGCAGCAGATACAGGGCCAATTGGCGGCGATATGAGCCATGAATTTATTATTCTCGCTGAGACGGGTGAGTCTGCGGTTTACTGCCATCGGGATTTAATCGAATTGCCAGCCCCCGGTGATGAAGTCAGTTATGAGGACGACCTCACACCTGTTATTGAACCTTATATATCTGGCTACGCTGCCACGGATGAAAAGCATGACCAGGCCGCTTTTGAGGCGGCAGTTCCAGCAGATAAAAGGGTTGAAGCGCGTGGTATTGAAGTCGGGCATATTTTCTATTTTGCAACCAAATATAGTGAAGCAATGAATGCGACTGTGGCAACGCCTGATGGGCAAAACGTAACGCTACATTGCGGTTCATACGGGATTGGTGTCTCGCGTTTAGTTGGGGCGATTATTGAAGCCTCGCATGATGACGACGGAATTATTTGGCCTTGGAGTGTTGCTCCGTTTCAGGTTGGTTTGATTAACTTAAAAATTGCAGATGAAGGGTGTAACACCATGTGCGAGGATATTTACGCACGCCTCACTGCACAGGGTATTGATGTTTTATATGATGACCGGGATGAGCGCGCGGGCGGAAAGTTTTCGGATATGGATTTGATTGGCTGCCCATGGCAGGCGGTAATCGGGCCGCGTGGTGTTGAGGCCGGAGAGGTCGAAATTAAGAACCGCGCTACCGGAGAAAAAGAAACTCTTCCGCTGGAGGCAGCGATGGACAGGCTGGTTTCTCCCCCGCCTGAAAAGAAGTAATGGCAGGTATCTTCAACCGATTTGAATG
It contains:
- the nuoL gene encoding NADH-quinone oxidoreductase subunit L — translated: MYEAIVFLPLLGAFIAGIFGPIIGARASTYVTSGFMVLVAILSAIAFANVAIYEGPKTITILEWIHSGNFEADWKLRIDTLTAVMLVVVNGVSCLVHVYSIGYMSHDPHQSRFFAYLSLFTFAMLMLVTADNFLQLFFGWEGVGLASYLLIGFWFKKPSANTAAIKAFVVNRVGDFGLILGIGAIFFTVGSIHFDDVFAAAPALAEGSFVFLGQIVPILPTICLLLFMGAMGKSAQFLLHTWLPDAMEGPTPVSALIHAATMVTAGVFLVARCSPLFELAPSAMTVVVVFGAITAFFAATVGLVQNDIKRVIAYSTCSQLGYMFVALGVGAYQVAIFHLFTHAFFKALLFLGAGSLIHAVDNEQDMTKMGGLREMIPFTWLFMLIGTLALTGFPFMAGYFSKDAIIEAAFAAHNPAHMFGFTLLVVSALFTSFYSWRLMFMTFHGKTRLTNDQLSRIHESPMVMLIPLLVLSVGAVAAGFAFKGLFIGDGQAGFWANSIFTAADNHVLHDLHEVPKLVKFSPLIMMVTGFVLAWYYYIARPDLPTVVAREHDLLYRFLVKKWYFDELYNFIFVRPAKWLARIFWKGGDGYVIDGFGPDGIASTVMNITRNVVRLQSGYVYHYAFAMLLGVAGLISWFMLGGGK
- a CDS encoding NADH-quinone oxidoreductase subunit M encodes the protein MLDWPILSTITYLPLLGALFILLIPGEDETVGRNARAVALWTTVATFILSIVMLFEFDGIRTDLQFYEQASWLGGDIDYVMGVDGISVLFITLTTSLMPLCILASWESIKIRVREYMVAFLVLETLMIGVFCAQDLLLFYLFFEAGLIPMFLIIGIWGGARRVYASFKFFLYTLLGSVLMLLALIYMYWQVGTTNMTALANFQFSSSEQMWLWLAFFASFAVKMPMWPVHTWLPDAHVEAPTAGSVILAGVMLKMGGYGFLRFSLPMFPLATDMFTELVFVLSVIAIIYTSLVALAQEDMKKLIAYSSVAHMGFVTMGIFATTQQGIQGAIFQMLSHGWISGALFLCVGVIYDRMHTREIAAYGGLANRMPIYAAVFMLFTMANVGLPGTSGFVGEFLTIIGTFQVSTWTALLAATGVILSACYALTLYRKISFGELENEALQSITDMNSREIAVIAAPVAATIIFGVWPAPILDLISASVEALITNYQDALTGVGN
- the nuoN gene encoding NADH-quinone oxidoreductase subunit NuoN; its protein translation is MMLQLDIMAILPELILFFGAMGLLMVGVFSSSNLNRPISWSSIILLLVAAIVVLFQSEEAQFAFNGALLMNDFTALMKALTLLAVAASLVLAHDFMHQEKIERFEYPVLVLLASCGMSIMISANDLIAVYMGLELQSLALYVVASINRDSVRSTEAGLKYFVLGALSSGMLLYGVSLIYGFSGTVNFQELASLGFTGNDIGLVFGMVFLMAGLAFKISAVPFHMWTPDVYEGAPTPVTAFLAVAPKLAAMALFMRAVITIFPQAQDAWQQIIIFMSLASMVLGSLAAIGQQSIKRLMAYSSIGHIGFALVGFAAIAGNNSAEGVSGVIIYVIIYSVMTIGTFACILSMRRSQGMVEQIDDLSGLSQTRPFMAFCLAVFMFSMAGIPPLAGFFGKFYVFRAAINAELYTLAVLGVLTSVIGAYYYLRIVKIMYLDAPDDEVNLPMPRNLGFLAGASAFLMILFFIYPKPLVSVVDNAADAFLEIDVQPGYVHYQDTTK
- a CDS encoding biotin--[acetyl-CoA-carboxylase] ligase, giving the protein MTLPEFPVVFPSDFPEATGLIHFTETDSTNDEARRLFASQPDGSASPIWIMTDRQVSGRGRMGRNWSSPEGNLMTSLMCKPNCDLSTMGQLGFVAGLAVQASIQETTSLPAKLKWPNDVLIEGAKCAGILLETLSNEAQEIGLAIGIGVNLQHHPTDTPYPAISLNAAAGVSPTPREMMKVLALHFNRLHVLWERNGFSAIRSLWLEQAYGVGADITAVLTNEALTGVFRDIDADGRLLLEKSNGSIHLIAAGDIFFGATKGAIND
- a CDS encoding ribonuclease J, yielding MTENPEFERQEDVVFVPLGGTGEIGMNMNLYGFGLPGNRDWIMVDAGVMFGDEREPGIDVILPDTRFIEQHKKRLKGLVLTHGHEDHIGAVAYLWPRLRCPVFATPFTAELVRSKLLEAGLEDQVELNILPLNSQITLGPFEIDLVGLTHSIVEPCALAIRTPVGNLLHTGDWKIDPDPQIGKVTDVEKLKAFGEEGIEAIICDSTNVLSPGTSGSESLVAESLAETVKHCKGRVVITTFASNVARLSAIGKAASKNDRHLTMLGRGMFRIFNAAQKTGYLKDFPSLVDEQEAGYLPPDKTLIVCTGSQGEARAALSRLAAGQNPHLVLEPGDTVIFSSKMIPGNETSVMELQNRLAAIGVEVLTGSDGLLHVSGHPNRDELIEMYGWAKPKAAVPVHGEFRHLLAHEKLAKDLQVPQPVCARNGDMVRLAPGNAEIIDRVYAGRLHLDGDVFMPADECPSRERRKLSFNGFVGISLALDKASRLAGAPGVVLIGLPDDDGLGVSLEDWVFDALERVIPENGKITPKRAEQEISRQVRSEMRRRCGKKPEVAVTFITV
- the mce gene encoding methylmalonyl-CoA epimerase codes for the protein MIGQLNHIAIAVPNLEEAASVYRNILGAKVTDPVALPEHGVTTVFVELPNTKIELLEALGDDSPIAGFIERNPKGGMHHICLEVGDIMEARDKLIAEGAHFAGSDEPKNGAHNKLVLFMHPKDFCGTLIELEQV
- a CDS encoding DUF1467 family protein, which codes for MIDIGFTFGVAIYGMIWFVTLFTVLPFGVVTQDEAGDVEPGSPGSAPANVRIGRKLLITTFISSVLFIIVYWLLTSDILVGI
- the proS gene encoding proline--tRNA ligase, with product MRLSAYFLPTLKENPAEAQIVSHVLMLRAGLVRQASAGIYSWLPLGHRVLNKISDIVREEQNRSGALEMLMPTIQSAELWEESGRYDGYGKEMLRITDRHERPMLFGPTNEEQITQIVRDNVRSYKDLPLNLYHIQWKFRDEIRPRFGVMRGREFLMKDAYSFDVSVDTARIAYRKMFVAYLRTFERLGLQALPMAADTGPIGGDMSHEFIILAETGESAVYCHRDLIELPAPGDEVSYEDDLTPVIEPYISGYAATDEKHDQAAFEAAVPADKRVEARGIEVGHIFYFATKYSEAMNATVATPDGQNVTLHCGSYGIGVSRLVGAIIEASHDDDGIIWPWSVAPFQVGLINLKIADEGCNTMCEDIYARLTAQGIDVLYDDRDERAGGKFSDMDLIGCPWQAVIGPRGVEAGEVEIKNRATGEKETLPLEAAMDRLVSPPPEKK